One Solanum lycopersicum chromosome 4, SLM_r2.1 DNA window includes the following coding sequences:
- the LOC138348114 gene encoding uncharacterized mitochondrial protein AtMg00810-like, whose protein sequence is MGKEFEMSMMGELTFFLGLQIKQSTTGISICQEKYIKELLKKFNMFDSKPIDTPMRTNSKMIVEEFDPLVNQKMYRGIIGSLLYLTARRPGIVYSVGM, encoded by the coding sequence ATGGGAAAGGAGtttgaaatgagcatgatgggtgaaTTAACATTCTTCCTGGGTctgcaaatcaagcaatcaaCAACTGGAATTTCAATATGCCAGGAGAAGTACATTAAAGAGCtgttgaagaaattcaatatgtttgattctaaacctattgatactcctatgAGAACAAATTCCAAGATGATAGTAGAAGAATTTGATCCTCTTGTGAATCAGAAAATGTACAGGGGAATCATTGGTTCCTTGTTATATCTGACTGCTCGCAGGCCTGGTATTGtgtatagtgttggaatgtaa